The Cynocephalus volans isolate mCynVol1 chromosome 16, mCynVol1.pri, whole genome shotgun sequence DNA segment GGCAGGGATCGAGGGACAGAGTTGGGCAGCTCCGGGCCAAGGAGAGGTCCCAGCCTGCCTCTCTCCCGCTGCGCCAGGTACAGCGCAGCCGCTATTCTGACCATGGAGCCTGTACTGGGAGGCACCCCGTACCTGGACAAATTTGTGGTGAGCTCCAGCCGCCAGGGTCAAGGCTCCGGCCAGATGCTGTGGGAGTGCCTGCGGCGGGACCTGCAGACGCTTTTCTGGCGCTCCCGGGTCACTAACCCCATCAATCCCTGGTAGGTCCCGCCTCTCCCAGCTCTGGGCTGGGTCCCgccctcctctccaccccttgCCGGCCTTGCCCCGGGGTTCACCAGCTCAGAAGGCTGGGCTTCCCCTTCTTTCAGTCGCCTCCCTTCTCCAGGGAAAGGCCCTGCACAGAGACATTTCCCAGTGGGGAGACCCAAGGGGAGCCTGAGATTTCCCCAGAGGTAAACCACACCTAACCCTGCTTTCTTTGAAGCCAGTGACACCCGAGTGACACTTCCTAATCCCCACAAAGCCCGCCTCTCCCAGGATCCCAAGAAATTCTGACCCTTCGGGCTCTATTCCAGGCCCAATCGCCACACTCCTGACTCTAGTAAAACTGTACCTCCAGTGGAACACcccctcctctctttccttcagCAACTGTCCCCTCGTCCCCTACTACCTGTTCTGTGGGCACTAAGAAGTAAACCAGAACCCTCCCCTTTGCTGCACAGCCAAGGCACTGTTGAGAACAAGGGACGTCCTCACTCTGACctccctagctgtgtgaccctggtaACTTGTCTGAGCTTTAGCAGCCTCTCTGTGAAATGAGCATAACGATACCAGGTCCAGGCAGAAGATAAAATGAGACAACAGACAATGGTCCTAAGCTGGGTGCCTAGCATTATGTAATAGATAAACGTTCTCTAAAAAACTtttcgggccggcctgtggctcacttgggagagtgtggtgctgataacaccaaggtcccgggttcggatcccatatagggatggccggtttgctcactggctgagcgtggtgctgacaacaccaagtcaagggttaagatccccttaccggtcatcttttaaaaaaaaataataataaaagtaaaataaaataaaataaaataaaaaacttttcaataaatgttctttaaaaaaaaaaaccattgagTAGTGAGCACTGGCCTAAAAGCTGCCCCCTTTCACCTCCCCCACCCAGGTACTTCAAGCACAGTGATGGCAGCTTCTCCAACAAGCAATGGATCTTCTTCTGGTTCGGCCTGGCTGACATCCGGGACTCCTATGAGCTGGTCAACCATGCCAAGGGGCTGCCAGACTCCTTTTGCAAGCCAGCTTCTGACCCAGGCAGCTGACCCTCACCATAGACTCTGCAGGCCCTGGGACACCCAGGGTGAACCAAAAGCCATGCTTGCTGGGGATGACCCCAGGCAGCCACAGGGTGGATGCAGCTTGTTGGCTGAGTGATCTGCAGAGGAATAAGCGGCCCCCAGCTCTGTCCAGAGGGGGCACCGAAGTGGGATAAGCACAGGAAGCAAGGGGGCCAGCCTAAGACCCTGACTTGCTCCAAAGCCAAAACCAGATGGCCTTCAACTTTCAGCGTGTGgattggggcgggggggggctTGCCTTCAAGGGCTCTACTCTGGAGGCTAACTTTAAGGGTGGGCCAGTTTCGGTGGCCTCTGTGCTGTTTTGAGGGTCCCTTAACCAAAAAACATCACCCCTGCCTGCCTGATATTCTACCactcattttaattcctttgggtCTTGCCCTTTTTCAGGAGGCCTTGGTTAAAATGCAGATACTTGTCTGAGAGTCAGCTCACACTTGAAAGGAAATTAGCAGTGACCCTGTGGGAGCAAGATCTTGAGGGCTGGAGAACCCAGGGACTCCTAGAGGGAGTAGAGGAACTAATGAGATGGAGGGCCCCAGTGATGAATGCTGCCACCATCTCCCTCACCTGGGTGTCAGCAGCCCCCAGAGGGGATTCCCCACCCCTAGGTTAGTGTCTTGgccaatttctgttgcttataacagaatacctgaaactaggtaatttataaagaaacaatttatttcttacagttttggaggctgggaagtccaaggtcgagggggtgcatctggtgagggccttcttcctggtggggactcagTAGAGTCCCgaggtggcacagggcatcacatggcaataGGGCAAGAGTACATTATTCTaggcagttggctggtatggggatctgaatccttgcccttggtgttatcagcaccacactctaccaaagAGTGCGTCTTAACATGCtcactctccttacaaagccatcagtgCCACTCCTGTGGTAACCTgctcatccattaacccattaattcattaatccattcatgaattaagccctcatgatccaatcacctcccaaaggccccacctctcaatactgccacatcaGGGATCAAGCttacacatgaactttggaggggacattcagatCACAGCAGTTGAGAAACATCATCCATTCCACAGACCAGGCCAACAGTATCCCCAGCTCCCTTTCCCTGTGGGTTCCTCTACCCACAGCTCCCTTTCCAGGCTGGGCTCAGAGCCAAGCCCAGAGAGCAGTAGTTCAGCTTTTACCTACAAGAGCCCAAAGAAGCCATAACCTCATGGCTTTGGTTTAAAAGCCCAGATTTGGATGATTTCCCCTAGGCCCTACTACAGGTTGTGTCCAGGCATGGCAGAAGCAATACACCTCAGAGCAGCagaagtccaaagcccagagGTTTCCTTCAATATTTTTTGAACCCCCATGATATGCCAAGTACCATACTGGCTGCTGGGGCTGCTCTCTGTCAGAAAGTGCACGGATAAGTAGGAAGACAGTCAATGAAGAGACCATCATGGCACACTAGGAGCTGTGATAGAACCGAGGCCTCAAGAGCAGCCTGTCTTCCCTCAGGAGATGGGTCGTGTCGAGTGCACATCTGGGCTTGACTATTGACAGACCTGACCTGGATCCAGCTCTGCAGCTGGATTTGCTCTGTGGCTCAAGGCAAGCTGcttaccttctctgagcctccatttcctcgtGTAAATGTGAAGTACTCAGCTTCATAGCGGACACTTAACTGTTAGTTCTCTCCCTGTAGCTGCCTTCACCAAAGATTTCTTCAAAACAGCTGGCACCAAATGGGGAGGAAAAGATAAGCTACCAGAGGGATTGAGATGAGAGATGAAAAGCATATACTACAGTAAGGATTTAGAGATTCTTGAAAAGAGAGCCAAAGAACTGTGGGAACTCTCAGAACACGGGGAAGATTAAGGGAGGACCAAGGTGGGTCTTAAACAAATATGGTCTTTCAGGAAACCCAAGATCAATCCCAGCCAATGGCAAAGTGCCTTGTGGGAGAACACAGAAGCAAAGCCAAATgtctatataaaatgtttatttttggagGACTGTGGTCTAGTATTTGGGAGGGCACTCCAACCCCACCAGGCCAACCACGTAGCTGGAAACAGAGACAGCAGGAGGTAAGAAGCTAGCCACTGCCTGCTCCACCCCTGAATATCCCAGAGCAGAACAGGGCCCGCTCTGCTCTCAAAGTGGGTGACAGGGTGCTGGTACTATTTCTTCCCCTGGCAAACCCTGAGAACCCACATGACTTCTGGGATGTCCGACCCCTCTGCTCCTCCCAGGCTTGAGCCACATGTCAACACGCATGCTCACTCTCAGTCTCTCAAAAGCACTGAAGAGCCAGCTGCATCTGCCAGGTTCAAAAGGGAATTTTTCATATTGGCTCACTTCCAGAtctctgtcttccttcctctgtctccctctctcaaTACCTGCACCCCAGCCCTGCCTTACTCCCTTCTCAGAAACAGGAGACCCAAGGAGCAGCTGGCCTTAGCTCTCCTcttaacaaacagaaaaaacctGTGAGGCATTGAGGCATTCATGTCAGGGCTCCCATCCTCCAAAGGGCCAAATCCAGGATTTGGGGAAGAGACCTGCCTCTTAACAATgcactcaaaaataaaaaagcaaaagctcAAACAAACAGTCCAAAAAGCATAAATAAACAGCAACTGGGCTGGCAAGGAGGGGGTCAGGGTGGCCCTCTGTGGCTCACTGTGCCCATCTCAGCTTCTTGCCGTGCAACTCAGCCATCAGTGGCCAGGATGACAGCAGCCCCGAAGATGCCCACACTCTCTCCAAGGAGCTTCATCTGGTTCCAGAACTCAACACGCCGCGTGTTATGCCAGTAGGCAATATTGCCATCAATGAGCAGCATGACTGGGGGCAGCAGTACAGCCAGGATCTGGGCAGCCAGGGTCACATAGTAGCCCGACAGGAAGGCCAGGGCCAGGACACCATACAGCACGAAGAACAGCTGGATCATCAGCTCCCCTCCCGGGAGATGGTTCAGATACGCCAGCCGGTCCTCTTTGCTGTGCTGCAGCGAGTAGGCCTGGAGACACACCATCCTCTAAGACTCTCCAACAGGCTCAGAAGCCTACCTGGGGGACACCACCCTTGAGATGGTACCTGCAAGTCAGCTCCTGCAAGGTGTGCCTGTGCCCCCTCTGCCCCCCGACCACAGAGCACCAGGAGGTTAGGGCCTATGCCTCCCCTCACCCCGGGACTCTGAATGGAGGAACTGTGTCTCCACAGTCAGACTGGAGCTCCCACCCCTTAATAAACCATGGAAGCCCACACATGAGATCAGGTACCCCATAACTAAGATGAGGCCAAATGGCTTGGGGCCTGTCCATGTCCCCATCTACATTGGCCTCCCCTAGCAACAGGGAGGACCATAACTGGCTACCCTTGGCAGCCTCATCAACTCTACATGGCAGAGTCCCAGCTGAGACCTGAACCCTACCAAACCTCTCCTTTGTCCCCTCTCCCAATCCTCTGGGGGCTGGAGCCATGAGAAAACCACCCCCTCTTATTCTCCTGGTTCTCAGAATTGGGATTAAATGGTCAATCCAACTTCTTCTCTGTCTGATGGCAATAATGGTAGAAGGGACTCTCAGCCAGGTTTCAGGTACTTGGAGGTCCCCCGATGGCCCAGAAGCTCCCAGGAGCCAGGCCATAAGGAACTGCATGCAAGGCCTTGTTCTGTCCACCTTCCTGGGGTTCTGCCAGGCCTGGGCTCACATTTCACTCCCAGCCAGGCACCTCCAACCAACAGTCCCCCAACCTACCACACAGATGAGGTAGATGCCCAGGAACACCTGGCCAGTGGACTGCAGGGAGCGGCTGCGGGGTTTCCGACGGTACAGCTCCCCAGCACCGCTGGCCAGCACAAGAAAGCCGCCGATGATGGCAACTGTGCGCGAGTACATACGGACCTAGGCCAGGGCAAGGGGACCCCCAGTCAGGAACTGAAGCCACATTTCTCCTGGCTGCCCAGAGCGTTGAACTGCCCGTCTCTACACATCCCATTCCATCTGATGAACTCTCTTACCATTTCCAAGCATGGTAGGCAGGTACAGCAGAGATAgataattctattttatagaagtGGAACCTGAAGCCCAGAGGGGATAAGAAAATTGTCCAAGGTCCTACAGAAAGTGGCAGAACCCAGACACCACATATTGTCCCCCTTTCTACCCCCATGTCAGCAGACACTAATCCCAGTGTTCTTTTCTCTATATAGTATAATCtattccacaaaaaaaaaaaaaaaagaaagaaagaaagaaactgatctCTCTATTCTGTAGCCGTTCACAAATCTGCCTCCCTTACTGGACTGACAGTCCGTTCCTTGAGGGTAGTGTAGTGCCTTTGTCCAATGTTCTCTCCAAGCCTGCAGTGCCTACCACAGGTTTTGGCATTTACAGGCTTAAATGCTGCACTATGATAAATTACTCTTCATAAAATCACATGGTTGGACCAGGTACTCCCCAAGGTCCTTTTTGCCCCATGATGCTGGGATTACTCAACTAATGGTTTAAAGGGTCCTGGGAAGCAAGTCACTTGGGTTCTGGTCCCACCAGTATGCTAACTGTGGTGAGACTGTGGGAAagtctgttctccatttctgGACTCGAGTTTCAACACTCTGAAGGGGAGGTTTGCGTGGTCTCTAAGGTCTTTCCGCTTCTGCAGTCTGTAATAATCTCCACAAGCCTAGGGGTTCGGCCCTCCCAGGCTTCACCCCACATGGCTAGCATCGTGTATCGCCCACTAACTGCCCCGGGCATTGGCCTCAAGCTTCCCATCACCCACAGCGAAGCCCCCTCTAGGGCCGAAGCGCTCACCTTCAGCCAGTCCCCGTAGTGGACGTAGCCCCCGATGTAGGCGGCGTAGGTGCTAATGGCCAGCTGGAGTGCGGCCCCCAGCGCGAACCAGCGCCGCTTCACTCCAAAGGACATGAAGCTAGCACACAGAACGGCCGCCCCCATGTCGAAGTACAGGTAGGGCACTGGGATGTCGGGCTTCCTGCGAGCCGGGAGGGGGAAGCAACGAGGACAGAATGAAGGGGGAGGCAGCCTCGAGACCCCTTGAGCTCCCACAAACTCCACTGCTCCCCCACACCGGAGACCCCGCTCATAGCGAGGACCGCCGCACCACGTATGGCCCGATGCCCGAACCAGAGCCCCTTCCAACAAGGCCGAGGTCCCAACTCCTCCCAGTCCAAGGGTCCCAGCTTCCGGCCCCAGATTCTTCCCCAAGTCACTGCACCCCGGTTCCTGGGACGGGCCGTACCGCCCCCCACCGCGCTCGGCGGCTGCGTGGGACAGCTCACCGGCGCGCCTCGGCCCTCTCAGCGTACAGCATGAGCTGGCTGAAGCAGCCCCAAAAGGGGCAGCGTGTGAGCAGTACTGAACCCAACTGCATGATCAGCTGCAGCATCCACCGTCTCGAACCTATTTTTGACGCCATCTTGGGGAAGGGCACCCCGAGGCAGCCTCACCCCCGTCCGGGAGGCCGGCGAGAAGAAAGGATACGCAACTTCCGGGTCTCTTGCTTTCCCACCGCCCCCCGCCTTCGGTCCGGAAACAACGCTCCCGCTCTCTAGTTCCGGACCGAAGGAGGCGTTCTAGCTGCGGAGTTCAGAGTTCCTCTTTCCCACGGACACTTCAGGAATCCTCTTTGTACCTGCAAAGTTGAAAACTAGACTAGAGGAAGGAACAGTGGGGTCGGCATCAGAGGTCTCGGACCGGAGCTTGATTATTGAAGCGAACGTCTTTGAATGCACCAAGACTAGGGCTCTAATCCTAATCCTGATTTGGGGCACATCGCCTAAACTTTCTAAGACTCGTCTGTGAAATAGGGATAAGACATcgacctcacagagttgttgtgaggtttaaatgtgACAAGGTTgttcctagcacatagtaggggTTCCATAAATggtacacacactcacacacacacacacacacacacacacacacacccagaggaAATCCCACTGCCTCTAAATTCAAAGTGGTCCTCCAATCTCTAAGTCCCCTAGGTGTTAGGTCTTGGTCTGCCTTTTTCTGTCCCCTGAGAGAAGAGAGAGCGCTAATGTGGACTTTCGGACATCTAAAATCAGTCCATTTTCTCTGGCTCCAGTGCACACACTCTAGCCCAAACTATCATCAATTGTCAGCTTCCTCAAGTTTGTTCTCAGCTCCCCTATTATGTTTTCATAACATCAGCTATCCTTCCTCTGAATCATTTAGCACAGTGCCAATTATACATTtgagattcttttatttttattattatttttttttaaagatgactggtaaggggatctcaacccttggcttggtgttgtcagcaccatgctcagccagtgagcgaaccacccatccttatataggatccgaacctgtggccttggtgttatcagcaccgcactctcccgagtgagccacaggccggcccgagattcttttatttatttatttatttattttttgtcttttttttttttttttttcatgaccagcactcagccagtgagtgcaccggtcattcctatataggatccgaacccgcggcgggagcgtcgccgcgctcccagcgcagcactctaccgagtgcgccacgggctcggccccgagATTCTT contains these protein-coding regions:
- the TMEM101 gene encoding transmembrane protein 101 isoform X1; the protein is MASKIGSRRWMLQLIMQLGSVLLTRCPFWGCFSQLMLYAERAEARRKPDIPVPYLYFDMGAAVLCASFMSFGVKRRWFALGAALQLAISTYAAYIGGYVHYGDWLKVRMYSRTVAIIGGFLVLASGAGELYRRKPRSRSLQSTGQVFLGIYLICVAYSLQHSKEDRLAYLNHLPGGELMIQLFFVLYGVLALAFLSGYYVTLAAQILAVLLPPVMLLIDGNIAYWHNTRRVEFWNQMKLLGESVGIFGAAVILATDG
- the TMEM101 gene encoding transmembrane protein 101 isoform X2, coding for MGAAVLCASFMSFGVKRRWFALGAALQLAISTYAAYIGGYVHYGDWLKVRMYSRTVAIIGGFLVLASGAGELYRRKPRSRSLQSTGQVFLGIYLICVAYSLQHSKEDRLAYLNHLPGGELMIQLFFVLYGVLALAFLSGYYVTLAAQILAVLLPPVMLLIDGNIAYWHNTRRVEFWNQMKLLGESVGIFGAAVILATDG